From a region of the Solanum stenotomum isolate F172 chromosome 2, ASM1918654v1, whole genome shotgun sequence genome:
- the LOC125855096 gene encoding uncharacterized protein LOC125855096, with product MAINGRLLRTSKQMGLRDNNGNQNQQQQRCYSLMNNYSLKFKCLNKGGFVGGAEKKAVATKAVGTAVVSEPIPTQNWKISDLSLVADSNVSDLILQNLKKLLEQMPQKLHHLQSSIEKGILDCRFFSLLAVAGTLIGSLLCFIEGCYLIIESYVHYFIAISHKSDLGHVVQLLIEAIDMFLLGTAMLTFGMGLYVMFVGSRNINVKGDDQLSSKKLYYFQTLPSLMGMKSVMQAKSRIGHALIMLLQVGVLEKFKNIPVVNGLDLACFAAAVFVSSICVFILSRLAVTNTKAGN from the exons atggcGATAAATGGTAGATTGTTACGTACCTCTAAGCAAATGGGGTTACGTGACAATAATGGTAACCAGAATCAGCAGCAGCAACGTTGTTATTCGTTGATGAATAATTATTCGTTAAAGTTTAAGTGTTTAAACAAAGGTGGCTTTGTTGGCGGAGCAGAGAAGAAGGCAGTTGCAACTAAGGCTGTTGGTACTGCGGTTGTGTCTGAACCAATTCCGACACAAAATTGGAAGATTTCAGATCTAAGTTTAGTCGCAGATAGTAATGTATCAGATCTGATACttcaaaacttgaaaaaattaCTCGAACAAATGCCGCAGAAATTGCATCATTTACAGTCCTCCATTGAGAAG GGTATTTTGGATTGCCGGTTCTTCAGTCTTTTAGCAGTCGCAGGGACATTGATTGGTTCATTATTATGCTTTATCGAG GGCTGTTACTTAATTATAGAGTCATACGTCCACTATTTTATCGCAATCTCACACAAGTCAGACCTTGGACATGTCGTGCAGCTATTGATCGAAGCAATTG ataTGTTTCTATTGGGGACTGCTATGCTTACATTTGGAATGGGGTTGTATGTCATGTTTGTGGGATCAAGAAATATTAATGTTAAAGGAGATGATCAATTGTCAAGCAAAAAGTTGTATTATTTTCAAACACTTCCATCATTGATGGGAATGAAATCAGTAATGCAAGCCAAATCAAGAATAGGACATGCACTTATAATGTTACTTCAAGTGGGAGTATTGGAGAAGTTCAAGAATATACCTGTAGTTAATGGATTGGATCTTGCTTGTTTTGCTGCTGCTGTTTTTGTTTCCTCCATATGTGTCTTCATTCTTTCTAGGCTTGCTGTCACTAACACAAAGGCTGGAAACTAA
- the LOC125855097 gene encoding octanoyltransferase LIP2p, chloroplastic: protein MVVFTNSMFCSIPTWKLGNPSKIKHNSSTAILKSPTLTSCQAKRCCDCYDMYKELVPYAKAWSWQKTIVDERKAQIERDEDLADTLIVLQHQPVYTLGTGSSEENILFDVKNAPFELYRTERGGEVTYHGPGQLVMYPIINLRYHKMDLHWYLRSLEEVIIRVLSSSFSIEASRIDGLTGVWVGGRKLAAIGIRVSHWVTYHGLALNVTTDLSPFQQIVPCGIRDRQVGSIKGLLKEHSHSNGRGTENHQDIDDVQLIDITHKSLVKEFCEVFQVDLQCNPSPLLIS from the exons ATGGTTGTTTTCACAAATTCGATGTTCTGTTCAATTCCGACATGGAAACTGGGAAACCCATCAAAGATTAAGCATAATTCTAGTACAGCTATACTCAAGAGCCCGACTTTAACAAGCTGTCAAGCCAAAAGATG CTGTGATTGTTATGATATGTACAAAGAGTTAGTTCCATATGCTAAAGCGTGGTCCTGGCAAAAGACTATTGTCGATGAGAGGAAAGCACAAATTGAAAGGGATGAGGATCTTGCTGACACACTCATTGTGTTGCAGCATCAGCCGGTTTATACGTTGGGTACTGGTAGCTCTGAAGAGAATATACTTTTTGATGTAAAGAATGCTCCTTTTGAATTGTATCGAACAGAACGTGGTGGTGAAGTTACTTATCATGGCCCTGGTCAG CTAGTTATGTACCCCATCATCAATCTTCGATATCATAAGATGGATCTTCATTGGTACCTCAGGAGCCTTGAGGAGGTGATTATACGAgttctttcttcatcattttctatAGAGGCTTCAAGAATTGATGGCCTAACCGGTGTTTGGGTTG GGGGGCGGAAATTAGCTGCAATTGGCATTCGAGTATCTCACTGGGTCACATATCATGGCCTGGCACTGAATGTCACCACAGATCTGTCACCCTTTCAACAGATAGTTCCATGTGGGATTCGTGACCGTCAAGTTGGAAGCATAAAAGGATTGCTGAAGGAGCACTCCCACTCTAATGGCCGTGGTACAGAAAACCATCAGGACATTGATGATGTCCAACTTATTGATATTACTCATAAATCTTTAGTCAAGGAGTTTTGTGAAGTTTTTCAAGTTGATCTCCAATGTAACCCTTCACCTCTTTTAATTTCTTGA
- the LOC125855093 gene encoding uncharacterized protein LOC125855093, with product MNLQSACSLLQHEASIPNFSQFQFRNISVVRKNYGRRSYVRLDKRTPPLVQNDVKFSPSPKRGLIVYASNSSSPRKLNYDGGESRDVSRITSNGSEPFRGKSGSVSFQGITHQMVEESKLVSAPFEEKRGSFLWVLAPIALISSLVLPRFFIVVAVDDLIKNATLAEIVSSLFSEVMFYIGLATYLRVTDSVQKPYLQFSAKRWSLITGLKGYITSAFFVMGFKIFAPLFALYVTWPSLGLPGLVAVAPLLVGCLVQYLFERFLDRHGSSSWPLVPIIFEIYRIYQLTRSVHFVEKLMFSMSGAPVTPELFDRSGALVSMIVTFQVLGVICLWSLLTFLQRLFPSRPVSENY from the exons atgaatctTCAATCTGCTTGTTCATTGCTTCAGCATGAAGCTTCAATCCCCAATTTTTCTCAATTCCAGTTTCGCAAt ATTTCTGTGGTGCGGAAGAATTATGGTAGAAGAAGCTATGTTCGATTGGATAAAAGAACCCCCCCTTTGGTTCAGAACGATGTAAAAT TTAGTCCGTCACCGAAGAGGGGATTGATAGTGTATGCCTCTAATTCGAGTTCTCCAAGGAAGTTGAATTATGATGGTGGGGAAAGTAGGGATGTGAGCAGGATCACCAGTAATGGGTCTGAACCGTTTCGGGGTAAATCAGGTTCTGTTTCATTCCAAGGGATTACTCACCAAATGGTTGAAGAAAGTAAGTTGGTGTCGGCCCCTTTTGAGGAAAAAAGAGGCTCCTTTCTATGGGTTCTTGCTCCTATTGCATTGATCTCTTCTTTGGTGCTTCCTCGGTTCTTCATTGTGGTTGCCGTTGATGACTTGATTAAGAATGCAACTCTTGCAG AAATTGTTTCTTCACTTTTCTCTGAGGTCATGTTTTACATTGGCCTTGCGACATATCTTCGGGTCACTGACAGCGTTCAGAAGCCATATCTACAATTCAGTGCAAAGAGATGGAGCCTCATAACTGGGCTTAAGGGATATATAACATCTGCTTTCTTTGTAATGGGGTTTAAGATTTTTGCCCCACTCTTCGCTCTTTATGTTACCTGGCCTTCACTTGGCTTGCCAGGCTTGGTTGCAGTGGCTCCTCTTTTGGTTGGCTGTTTGGTACAGTATTTATTCGAGAGATTTCTTGACAGACACGGATCATCTTCTTGGCCCTTGGTGCCAATTATTTTTGAG ATTTATAGGATATATCAGTTGACGAGATCAGTGCATTTTGTGGAGAAGTTGATGTTTTCTATGAGCGGAGCTCCTGTCACCCCCGAGTTGTTCGACAGAAGTGGTGCATTGGTTTCTATGATTGTGACTTTCCAAGTTTTAGGAGTAATTTGCTTATGGTCCTTGCTTACATTTCTTCAAAGGCTCTTTCCTTCCAGACCTGTTTCTGAAAACTACTAA
- the LOC125855083 gene encoding allene oxide synthase 1, chloroplastic — MASTSLALPSLKLQFPSHKSSSRKNSSSHRVSIRPIQASVSERPPYISSPSPSPSPPVKQAKLPTRKVPGDYGVPLVGPWKDRLDYFYNQGKNEFFKSRIQKHQSTVFRTNMPPGPFISFNPNVVVLLDGKSFPILFDVSKVEKKDLFTGTFMPSTDLTGGYRVLSYLDPSEPNHAKLKKLMFYLLSSRRNEVIPEFHNSYSELFETLENELSTKGKAGLNAANDQAAFNFLARSLYGINPQDTKLGTDGPKLIGKWVLFQLHPLLILGLPKVLEDLVMHTFRLPPALVKKDYQRLYNFFYENSTSVLDEAEKIGISREEACHNLLFATCFNSFGGIKIFFPNMLKWIGRAGAKLHSQLAQEIRSVISSNSGKVTMAAMEKMPLMKSVVYESLRIEPPVASQYGRAKHDMVIESHDASFEIKEGELLYGFQPFATKDPKIFDRSEEFVADRFIGEEGEKLLKHVLWSNGSETENPSINNKQCAGKDFVVLVSRLLLVELFLRYDSFEIEVGASPLGAAITLTSLRRASF, encoded by the coding sequence ATGGCATCAACTTCTCTTGCTCTTCCTTCTCTTAAGCTACAATTCCCCTCACATAAATCATCTTCTCGTAAAAATTCATCGTCTCATCGTGTTAGTATTCGTCCCATTCAGGCTTCGGTGTCTGAGAGACCGCCTTACATTTCATCACCATCACCATCACCATCGCCACCTGTTAAACAAGCAAAACTCCCAACCCGAAAAGTCCCTGGAGATTATGGAGTACCATTAGTTGGTCCATGGAAAGACAGACTTGATTACTTTTACAATCAGGGCAAAAATGAGTTTTTCAAATCAAGAATTCAGAAGCATCAGTCTACTGTTTTTCGAACGAACATGCCACCAGGTCCATTCATTTCATTCAATCCAAACGTTGTTGTTTTGCTCGATGGTAAAAGTTTTCCCATCCTTTTTGATGTTTCTAAGGTTGAAAAAAAGGATCTTTTCACCGGTACTTTCATGCCCTCCACTGATCTCACAGGCGGTTATCGTGTTCTCTCCTATCTTGATCCTTCCGAACCAAACCATGCCAAATTGAAGAAACTCATGTTTTATCTCCTTTCATCACGGCGCAATGAAGTTATTCCAGAGTTTCACAATAGTTACTCCGAGCTATTTGAAACTCTGGAAAACGAACTCTCCACGAAAGGGAAAGCCGGGCTCAATGCAGCAAATGATCAAGCTGCATTTAACTTCCTGGCTAGATCCTTATATGGCATTAATCCTCAAGACACCAAACTTGGAACCGATGGACCTAAGTTGATCGGCAAATGGGTGCTGTTCCAGCTTCATCCTTTGCTAATTCTCGGCCTCCCGAAGGTTCTTGAAGACCTTGTTATGCATACTTTCAGACTTCCCCCTGCCTTGGTGAAAAAAGACTACCAGAGATTGTACAATTTCTTCTATGAAAACTCAACTTCCGTTCTTGATGAAGCAGAAAAAATTGGCATTTCTCGCGAAGAAGCTTGTCACAATTTGCTATTCGCAACATGTTTCAATTCATTCGGTGGAATCAAAATCTTTTTCCCCAATATGTTGAAATGGATAGGCAGGGCAGGGGCTAAACTCCACAGCCAATTAGCTCAAGAAATTCGTTCAGTCATTTCATCAAACAGTGGGAAGGTCACAATGGCTGCCATGGAAAAAATGCCATTAATGAAATCAGTAGTCTACGAATCCCTCCGAATTGAACCCCCAGTAGCATCACAATACGGCAGAGCAAAACACGACATGGTAATCGAATCCCACGACGCATCATTCGAGATCAAAGAAGGTGAACTCCTTTATGGGTTTCAACCATTTGCAACCAAAGACCCAAAAATCTTCGACCGATCGGAAGAGTTCGTCGCCGATCGGTTCATCGGAGAAGAAGGGGAGAAGCTATTGAAACACGTATTATGGTCAAATGGGTCGGAAACAGAGAACCCATCGATAAATAACAAACAATGTGCCGGAAAAGACTTCGTCGTACTGGTTTCAAGATTGTTGTTGGTCGAATTGTTCCTTCGATATGATTCGTTTGAGATTGAGGTCGGTGCATCTCCATTAGGAGCTGCAATTACCCTAACTTCTCTGAGAAGAGCTAGCTTTTGA
- the LOC125855081 gene encoding wall-associated receptor kinase-like 14, with protein sequence MNFPLHFRTILCLFIFNFSSNIVLGSNCTHSCGNRFLPFPFGFSHGCPIQLNCTSNEEIFMNDFPVQSVTSDTILINLLAKCSRPFSAIHNLFSPNYAPTSRNGILFQNCSSSQSSCLIPSTMIQTHFDILDCGKENMSCYSEPNSENNFINLKNLSKTGCGSLFSAISVESTVNSSAVSLDVQVVQLGWWVHGHCRCSSNANCTKISSPINGKRGYRCQCFEGFIGDGFLAGSGCRKDETSCNPSKYLSGKCGGTTRVGVLVGGIVAGASLMVSIGLICCFIRRRLNFQNRTRRNRELYETTGISIPVYQYKEMEKATDFFSEKRRLGNGAYGTVYSGKLQNDNWVAIKRIRHRDTDSIEQFINEIKLLSSVNHPNLVRLLGCSIENGEQILVYEYMPNGTLSQHIQREKGNGLPWPVRLTIGAETAQAIAYLHNATHPPIYHRDVKSSNILLDYNYKSKVADFGLSRLGMVESSHISTAPQGTPGYLDPQYHQNFQLSDKSDVYSFGVVLAEIITGLKAVDFARPQDEINLAALAIDRIGKGNLDEIIDPFIELHMDAWTLSSIHKVAELAFRCLAFHRDMRPSMMEVAIELEQLRLSRWTNSEDNITGSSEGSSISSTSDASEKPLNLSIKKQEMDIFSTDSKIKDYSPVSVQDPWSSEQSSPSCSSLLNHIVK encoded by the exons ATGAATTTTCCTCTCCATTTCAGAACAATTCTCTGtttgtttattttcaatttttcatcaaaCATAGTTCTTGGATCAAACTGTACCCATTCATGTGGAAACAGATTCCTTCCATTTCCTTTTGGGTTTTCCCATGGCTGCCCAATTCAGCTCAACTGTACCTCAAATGAAGAAATTTTCATGAACGATTTCCCAGTTCAATCAGTAACTTCAGATACCATTTTAATCAATCTTTTAGCAAAATGCAGCCGACCATTTTCAGCAATTCACAATCTTTTTAGCCCAAATTACGCACCCACTTCAAGAAACGGAATACTTTTCCAGAATTGCAGTTCTTCACAATCCAGCTGTTTGATTCCTTCTACGATGATTCAAACCCATTTTGACATTCTTGATTGTGGGAAAGAAAACATGAGCTGTTATTCTGAGCCGAATAGTGAGAACAATTTTATCAATTTGAAGAATTTGTCGAAAACAGGGTGCGGCTCTCTGTTTTCTGCAATTTCTGTGGAGTCAACTGTGAATAGCTCGGCGGTTTCGTTGGATGTTCAGGTGGTTCAGTTGGGGTGGTGGGTTCATGGACATTGTCGGTGTTCTTCTAATGCGAATTGTACTAAAATCTCGTCCCCCATTAATGGAAAACGGGGATATCGGTGTCAGTGTTTTGAAGGGTTCATCGGAGATGGCTTCTTAGCCGGCTCCGGCTGCCGGAAAG ATGAAACATCATGCAACCCTTCAAAGTACCTATCAGGCAAATGTGGAGGAACCACAAGAGTTGGTGTACTTGTTGGAG GTATTGTAGCAGGTGCTTCGTTAATGGTTAGTATAGGCCTAATATGCTGCTTTATTCGACGAAGATTGAATTTCCAAAACAGAACAAGAAGAAACCGCGAGTTATATGAGACTACAGGGATCAGCATCCCTGTTTATCAGTACAAAGAAATGGAAAAGGCAACCGATTTCTTCTCTGAGAAACGGAGACTAGGAAATGGCGCGTATGGAACAGTTTATTCTGGAAAACTTCAAAATGACAATTGGGTAGCTATCAAAAGAATTAGACACAGAGATACTGATAGCATTGAACAATTCATCAATGAGATCAAGCTCCTTTCCTCTGTCAATCATCCGAACCTTGTTCGTCTCTTAGGCTGCTCAATCGAAAATGGTGAACAGATTCTTGTTTATGAGTACATGCCTAATGGAACTTTGTCACAACATATACAAAGAGAAAAAGGGAACGGGCTTCCATGGCCCGTTCGTCTTACAATTGGTGCAGAAACTGCACAAGCTATAGCTTATCTGCATAATGCAACGCACCCTCCAATATATCACAGAGATGTTAAGTCAAGTAACATACTCTTGGATTACAATTACAAGTCAAAAGTAGCAGATTTTGGACTTTCAAGACTCGGTATGGTTGAATCATCTCACATTTCTACTGCACCACAAGGAACTCCAGGATATCTTGATCCTCAGTATCATCAGAACTTTCAGTTGTCTGATAAGAGCGACGTTTATAGTTTTGGTGTTGTTCTTGCTGAGATCATAACAGGACTAAAAGCAGTAGACTTTGCTCGTCCTCAAGACGAAATAAACTTGGCTGCACTTGCTATTGACAGGATAGGAAAGGGAAACTTAGATGAAATTATCGATCCATTTATCGAGCTACATATGGATGCTTGGACACTTTCATCTATTCACAAGGTAGCAGAGTTGGCATTCAGGTGTCTGGCATTTCATCGCGATATGAGGCCATCGATGATGGAAGTAGCAATTGAATTGGAACAACTTAGGCTAAGTAGATGGACGAATTCGGAAGATAACATAACAGGTTCATCAGAGGgatcttcaatttcatcaacttcAGATGCAAGTGAAAAACCATTGAATCTTTCAATTAAGAAGCAAGAAATGGATATATTTTCGACAGATAGTAAAATAAAGGATTATTCCCCTGTATCAGTACAAGATCCATGGAGTAGTGAGCAAAGCTCTCCATCTTGTAGTAGTTTGCTTAATCATATAGTTAAGTGA
- the LOC125854702 gene encoding putative F-box protein At3g10240, whose amino-acid sequence MRFKCVSKSYDSIVLEPNFVDLHLSNYSKINRGDTKLIAILDDVSCSIKEHDEDGNATKFYQIENFHKFYDHIIGCWDYYLRFEYDNGLFCIWNAKYIAICNPATREVRYLPYLKCFDVFPHGEEFVCSIGFEPEQNQYKVVLTINTNDGLSRAWILTLGIDKSWREMIHYAEHDYYIAPYRSGICISGVIYRFCCSSEFCIVAFDVKSEIFTRITTLIELFGNNIHESKFDYMLIEVNGKLGILNFSKFWCTENIHLLIFEGGEWEHQIFQFPLGWKPNDIYLSSYKICKYGGEEIVFAINITSSDVLLCFVYDVKNKSWRRFEVQEFPNRTRSIFTYNESLFPLENIGTI is encoded by the coding sequence ATGCGTTTCAAGTGTGTTTCGAAATCTTATGATTCAATTGTGTTGGAACCAAATTTTGTGGATCTCCATTTATCCAATTATTCTAAGATCAATCGTGGTGACACCAAATTGATTGCAATCCTAGACGATGTTTCTTGCTCTATAAAAGAGCATGATGAAGATGGAAATGCCACCAAGTTTTATCAAATTGAGAATTTTCATAAGTTTTATGATCACATTATCGGCTGTTGGGATTATTATCTTCGTTTTGAGTATGATAATGGTTTGTTTTGCATATGGAATGCGAAGTATATTGCAATTTGCAATCCCGCTACGAGAGAAGTAAGATATCTTCCCTACCTGAAATGTTTCGATGTTTTTCCTCATGGCGAGGAATTTGTATGTTCAATAGGTTTTGAACCCGAACAAAACCAATATAAAGTTGTTTTGACGATTAATACTAACGATGGATTATCGAGAGCATGGATTCTCACTCTAGGCATAGATAAATCATGGAGGGAGATGATACACTATGCCGAACATGATTATTATATTGCTCCATATAGATCTGGAATTTGCATTAGTGGAGTTATCTATCGGTTTTGTTGTTCTTCGGAGTTTTGTATAGTTGCTTTTGATGTTAAATCTGAAATTTTCACAAGGATCACAACGTTGATTGAATTATTTGGTAATAATATACATGAAAGCAAATTCGACTATATGCTAATAGAAGTGAATGGAAAATTAGGAATTCTGAATTTTTCAAAGTTTTGGTGTACGGAAAACATCCATCTATTGATTTTTGAAGGAGGAGAATGGGaacatcaaatatttcaatttcctTTAGGATGGAAACCTAATGATATATATTTGAGTAGCTATAAGATTTGCAAGTATGGTGGTGaagaaattgtatttgcaattaACATAACATCAAGTGATGTTTTGCTTTGTTTTGTTTATGATGTCAAGAATAAGAGTTGGAGACGTTTTGAAGTTCAAGAATTTCCTAATCGGACTAGAAGCATTTTTACTTATAATGAAAGTCTCTTCCCTTTGGAAAATATTGGCACTATCTAG
- the LOC125855090 gene encoding protein JINGUBANG-like: protein MLVETCPYNNSFLNNMVHSVPNMSSTAVTDDDDFDVRHSSFYDPNRLSEDGSPTMLSPWNQSCSPYTKSPWYNFDDDFPKNLPQNGLIGSLVREEGHIYSLAAKNDILYTGSDSKNIRVWKDMKEFSAFKSNSGLVKAIIIAGEKIFTGHQDGKVRVWKVQSKNPNNHKRAGSLPKLIDIFKASIKPSNYVEVKRNRTTLWIKHCDAISCLSMDHSQGLLYSASWDRTFKVWKVDNSKCLESVKAHDDAVNSVVASIDGIVYTGSADGTVKVWKRESNGKTVNHVFVQTLLNQEFAVTALAVNKPGSVVYCGSSDGVLNFWEREKKNLIHGGVLKGHKLAVLCLAVAGNLVFSGSADKNIIVWKRDGPVHMCLSILTGHNGPVKCLAVEEDKSSSTGSEKKWVVYSGSLDKSVKIWSVSEMAHNLHQMTTMQQSGQEDNSWDSIPSVKY from the exons ATGTTAGTTGAAACTTGTCCCTATAACAATAGTTTTCTAAACAACATGGTACACTCCGTGCCCAACATGTCGTCAACTGCTGTGACGGACGACGATGATTTTGACGTCCGTCACAGCAGTTTTTATGACCCGAATCGCCTTAGCGAAGACGGGTCCCCTACAATGTTGTCTCCATGGAACCAAAGTTGTTCCCCTTATACTAAATCCCCTTGGTATAACTTCGATGATGATTTTCCAAAAAACTTGCCACAAAATGGACTCATTGGGTCCCTTGTTCGTGAAGAAGGACATATTTATTCTTTAGCTGCAAAGAATGATATTCTTTATACTGGTTCAGATAGCAAAAACATACGTGTTTGGAAGGATATGAAGGAATTTTCAGCTTTTAAATCAAATAGCGGTCTTGTTAAAGCTATTATTATCGCCGGAGAGAAGATATTCACCGGTCATCAAGACGGAAAAGTTCGAGTTTGGAAGGTGCAATCGAAGAACCCTAACAACCATAAACGTGCTGGGAGTTTGCCTAAACTCATTGACATTTTCAAGGCTTCCATTAAGCCTAGCAACTATGTAGAG GTAAAACGCAATCGGACCACTCTTTGGATCAAGCATTGTGACGCAATTTCATGTTTAAGCATGGACCATAGTCAAGGCCTTCTATACTCAGCTTCATGGGATAGAACATTTAAAGTATGGAAAGTTGATAATTCCAAATGTTTAGAGTCCGTTAAAGCCCATGACGATGCCGTTAACTCCGTCGTCGCCAGTATAGACGGAATCGTCTACACCGGTTCAGCTGACGGAACCGTCAAAGTATGGAAAAGAGAGTCAAACGGAAAAACCGTAAATCACGTTTTTGTTCAAACGTTACTTAACCAAGAATTCGCCGTTACGGCTCTAGCGGTAAATAAACCCGGATCAGTGGTTTATTGCGGTTCATCAGATGgggttttaaatttttgggaACGTGAGAAGAAAAATTTAATCCATGGTGGGGTCCTTAAAGGGCATAAATTAGCGGTTCTTTGTTTAGCCGTTGCTGGAAATTTGGTTTTTAGCGGTTCAgcagataaaaatattattgtatggAAGCGGGACGGTCCGGTTCATATGTGTTTGTCTATATTAACCGGTCATAATGGACCGGTTAAATGCTTAGCAGTCGAGGAAGATAAATCTTCCTCGAccggaagtgaaaaaaaatgggTGGTTTATAGTGGGAGTCTTGATAAATCGGTTAAAATTTGGAGCGTTTCAGAAATGGCACATAATTTGCATCAAATGACCACTATGCAACAAAGTGGCCAAGAGGATAATAGTTGGGATTCAATCCCATCCGTTAAATATTAA